A window of Streptomyces sp. NBC_01241 genomic DNA:
TGGTGATCGGTCCCGGCACCGACGTGGTCTCCGGCGAGGGCCGCATCCTCACCGCCGGAGCCATCGACACCCACGTCCACTTCCTCATGCCGGAGACCCTCCACGAGGCCCTCGCCACCGGCACCACGACCGTCATCGGCGGCGGCACCGGCGCCACCGAGGGGTCCAAGGCCACCACGGTCACCCCGGGCGCCTGGAACCTCGCGATGATGCACCGGTCCCTGGACCGTGTCCCGCTCAACATCATGCTGTTCGGCAAGGGCTCCACCGTCGGCGAGGACGCCCTGCGCGAGGCGGCACTCGGCGGCGCCGGCGGCTACAAGGTCCACGAGGACTGGGGCGCCACCCCCGCCGCCATCGACGCCGCGCTGAAGGCGGCCGACGCCTACGGTCTCCAGGTCGCCCTGCACGCCGACAGCCTCAACGAGGCCGGTTACGTCGAAGGAACCCTCGACGCCATCGCCGGGCGCGGCATCCATGTCTTCCACGCGGAAGGCGCGGGCGGCGGTCACGCCCCCGACATCATCACCGTCGCCTCCCACCCCAACATCCTTCCCGCGTCCACCAATCCGACGCTCCCGCACACCGTCAACACCGTCGCCGAGCACCTCGACATGCTGATGGTCTGTCACCACCTCAACCCGCGCGTCCCCGAGGACCTCGCCTTCGCCGAGTCCCGCATCCGCGCCACCACCATCGCCGCCGAAGACGTGCTGCACGACATCGGCGCCCTCTCCATCACCTCCTCCGACGCGCAGGCCATGGGCCGCATCGGCGAGGTCATCTGCCGTACCTGGCAGGTCGCCCACGTCATGAAGCAGCGCTTCGGCGACCGCGGCAGCGAACTCCCCGCCGACAACGAACGCGCCCGCCGCTACGTCGCCAAGTACACGATCTGCCCCGCCGTCGCCCACGGCATCGACCACGTCGTCGGCTCCGTGGAACCCGGCAAGCTCGCCGACCTCGTGCTGTGGGATCCCGCCTTCTTCGGCATCCGCCCCGCCGCCGTGATCAAGGGCGGCATGGTGGTGTACGCGCCGCTCGGTGACGCCAACGCCGCGATCCCCACCACCCAGCCCGTCCTGCTGCGCCCGACCGCCGCGGCCGAAGCCGCCCCACACCTCTCGGTCAGCTTCGTGGCCCCGGCCGCCCTGGAGGACGGACTCGCCGAACGTCTCGGCCTGGTACGCGAGTTGGTCGCCGTACGACCCACCCGCCACCTCACCAAGGCGGACCTGCCGAACAACACGGCGCTCCCGGACATCGACGTCGACCCGGAGACCTTCGCCATCCGCATCGACGGGGAGCTCATCGAGCCCGCCCCCGCCACCGAACTGCCGCTGGCCCAGCGGTACTCCATGTTCTGATGGCGGGCCTCGCACCCCTCCTGCTCGGAGACGGCCGGCTCCCGGTCGGCGCGTACACCTACAGCGCGGGGCTCGAACCGGCCGTCGCGGCAGGCCTCACCCGCGACCACGTCCCCGCCCTGCTGCGGGCCCGGCTGCACACCGCCGCCGTCACCGAGGCAGCCGCCGCTGTACTCGCCCTGCGGGCCGCAGGCCAGGACCCGGTGGACTACGGCCCCGTACAACAGGCCCTCGCCGCCCGGACCCCCGCCGCACCCCTGCGCGAGGCATCGATGACACTCGGCCGCGGGGTGCGCCGCCTGGCACGGCGGCTGGCCCCGGACCACCCCGCGGTCACCGCCCTGTCGGCGATCCGCCCGCGCCCACTGAGGCCGATCGCGCTGGGCGCCCTCGGAGCCGTCATGAAGGTGTCGGAGGAGGAGCTGGCGCACAGCGTCGTCTACGACGAACTGCAGGCCATCGCCTCCGCCGCGCTCAAGCTGCTGCCCGGCGATCCCCTGGACACCGTCGCCTGGATCCTCGCCGCGGAGCCGGACGCCACGACCGCGGTGGCCGAGGCCCTCGCGGTACGGACTCCGACCGGTCTGCCCGCTCGTACACCCCCGCTCACCGAGCAGTGGGCACTCGAACACGCACCACGAGAACGGAGACTCTTCCTTGCCTGACCAGCAGCACGACCGGCAGCCCGCCCAGGGCCCCAACGTGCACTACCATCAGCCGCTCAACCAGCCGCGTGCCATGCGCCTCGGCGTCGCCGGTCCGGTCGGCACCGGAAAGAGCTCGATTCTCGCGACGCTGTGCCGTGAGCTTGCGGGTGAACTCTCCATGGCCGTCGTCACCAACGACATCTACACCGACGAGGACGCCCGCTTTCTCCGCTCGGCTGGCGTCCTGCCCACCGAGCGCATCCGCGCCGTCGAGACCGGCGCCTGCCCGCACACCGCGATCCGCGACGACGTCAGCGCCAACCTCGACGCGGTCGAGGACCTGGAGGAGGCGTACGGACCGCTCGACCTGGTCCTCATCGAGAGCGGCGGCGACAACCTCACCGCCACCTTCAGCCCCGCCCTCGCCGACGCGCAGCTCTTCTGCATCGACGTCGCGGGCGGCGGTGACGTCGCCCGCAAGGGCGGCCCCGGCATCACCGGCGCCGACCTCCTGATCATCAACAAGACGGACCTCGCGCCGTACGTGGAGGTCGACGTGGACGCGATGGTCGCCGACGCCGAGAACGCCCGCGGCGGTCTCCCGGTCCTCGCGCTCTCCAAGAACGACCCGGGCTCGATCGCCGAACTCGCCGACTGGGTGCGGGCGGTGCTCGTACGCCACCGCTCCGGGACCCACATCCCCACCGACCCGGGCCCGATGGCACCCCACAGTCACAGCCAAGACGACTCGTGACAGCGCGGACGGTCGCTTCCGCCGAGCCGGCCGACCCCACGGTCGTCTCTGTGGAGCGCGACGGTTCGGGCCGCCATCTCGCCCGCGAACTGCGTCCCGGCGCCTTTCTCGCCCCCCGCCCCCTGCTGCCGTCCCCCGACCGCCTCCGCATCGCCCTCGTCGGCATCCGCGCGGGACTCCTCACGGGCGATGATCTGCGGCTGCACATCTCGGTCGGCCCGGGTGCCCGGCTGGAACTGGTCGAGCCGTCCGGCCTGGTGGCGTACGACCATCGCGGCGGCTCATCGACCTGGCGGGCCAGGGTCGACATCGCGGAGGGCGGCGAACTGCGCTGGAACGCCCGGCCGTTCGTGATCTCGACGGGTGCGTGCGTCGAGCGATCGATGGACATCGCGCTGGCGGCCGGTGCGCGGATGCTGTGGCGCGACACCCTGGTGCTCGGGCGCTCCGGCGAGCGGGGCGGCAGCGTACGGGCGACGACCCGTGCCACGTACGACGGCCACGAGCTGCTGGTCGAGGACCTGGACCTCACGGACCCGGAACTGCGCGAACTCCCCGGCATCCTGGGCCCGAACCGCATCATCGGCTCGGTCACCGCTCTCGGCACGAGGCCCGGGGGCCCGCCCCACCCGTACCGCATGGAGCTGGCGGGGCCGGGGGCGCAGGTGCGGCTGCTGGACACGGTGACACCGGCGCTCGACGCGGAACTGGCGACGGTCTGGGAGAACTGGCTCGTCACCGGCTGACACGCGGCATACACACAAAATGTATCGTGCACAGAAATCCGTGCGCAGGCAGCCGAACCAGGCGTCGTACGCCGCCGCGAAGGAGGCGATCCGCGGGCTGAGCCGGGTCGTCGCCAACGAGTGGGCCACCGACCGGATCCGCGTCGACGTCGTGTCGCCCATGGCGAGGACCGCGGGCGTCGCCGCCTGGGCCGAGGCGCACCCCGAGCAGTACGCGCTCTGCGCCGCCGAGGTCCCCCTGGGCCGCTTCGGCGACCCGCAGAAGGATGTCGCCCCGGTCGTCGCGTTCCTGACGAGCGACGACGCCCCGTACCTCACCGGTCGGACGCCGATGGCCGACGGCGGGGCGATCAAGCTCCGCCGACCCTGCCGCACGGCCTCGGGCCGGAAGGGATGTCCGGACGGGACGTCCTTTCACGGTCAGGAGCGGCTGATCCGGGAGCGGCCGACCGCGCCGCGCGCCACCGCGGCCGCACCCAGCAGCGCGGGGACCGCCGCGACCGCGAAGCACACGGCCGGCGGCAGGCGATCCACCAGCAGACCCACCGCCGCGGTGCCCGCCGAGGACCCGGCATTGACCGCGGTGTTGACCCACGCACCCGCCTGCGTGCGACTCCCCGCGCTCACGGACTCGTCCGCGACGAGATACGCGGTCGTCAAGGCCGGTGCGACGAACACCCCGGCGGCCGCCACCACCGCGGCCAGCACGTACACATCGGTCGACAGCCCGGCCACGGCCATGGCCACCCCCAGGCCGGCGGCCGGCACCG
This region includes:
- a CDS encoding urease subunit alpha; protein product: MAQMTRAAYASLYGPTTGDRVRLADTDLWIEVEEDRCFGGDEAVFGGGKSIRESMGQATTSRADGALDLVITNVVVLDHWGIVKTDIGVRAGRIVALGRSGNPDISDGVHPDLVIGPGTDVVSGEGRILTAGAIDTHVHFLMPETLHEALATGTTTVIGGGTGATEGSKATTVTPGAWNLAMMHRSLDRVPLNIMLFGKGSTVGEDALREAALGGAGGYKVHEDWGATPAAIDAALKAADAYGLQVALHADSLNEAGYVEGTLDAIAGRGIHVFHAEGAGGGHAPDIITVASHPNILPASTNPTLPHTVNTVAEHLDMLMVCHHLNPRVPEDLAFAESRIRATTIAAEDVLHDIGALSITSSDAQAMGRIGEVICRTWQVAHVMKQRFGDRGSELPADNERARRYVAKYTICPAVAHGIDHVVGSVEPGKLADLVLWDPAFFGIRPAAVIKGGMVVYAPLGDANAAIPTTQPVLLRPTAAAEAAPHLSVSFVAPAALEDGLAERLGLVRELVAVRPTRHLTKADLPNNTALPDIDVDPETFAIRIDGELIEPAPATELPLAQRYSMF
- a CDS encoding urease accessory protein UreF, producing the protein MAGLAPLLLGDGRLPVGAYTYSAGLEPAVAAGLTRDHVPALLRARLHTAAVTEAAAAVLALRAAGQDPVDYGPVQQALAARTPAAPLREASMTLGRGVRRLARRLAPDHPAVTALSAIRPRPLRPIALGALGAVMKVSEEELAHSVVYDELQAIASAALKLLPGDPLDTVAWILAAEPDATTAVAEALAVRTPTGLPARTPPLTEQWALEHAPRERRLFLA
- the ureG gene encoding urease accessory protein UreG, coding for MPDQQHDRQPAQGPNVHYHQPLNQPRAMRLGVAGPVGTGKSSILATLCRELAGELSMAVVTNDIYTDEDARFLRSAGVLPTERIRAVETGACPHTAIRDDVSANLDAVEDLEEAYGPLDLVLIESGGDNLTATFSPALADAQLFCIDVAGGGDVARKGGPGITGADLLIINKTDLAPYVEVDVDAMVADAENARGGLPVLALSKNDPGSIAELADWVRAVLVRHRSGTHIPTDPGPMAPHSHSQDDS
- a CDS encoding urease accessory protein UreD gives rise to the protein MTARTVASAEPADPTVVSVERDGSGRHLARELRPGAFLAPRPLLPSPDRLRIALVGIRAGLLTGDDLRLHISVGPGARLELVEPSGLVAYDHRGGSSTWRARVDIAEGGELRWNARPFVISTGACVERSMDIALAAGARMLWRDTLVLGRSGERGGSVRATTRATYDGHELLVEDLDLTDPELRELPGILGPNRIIGSVTALGTRPGGPPHPYRMELAGPGAQVRLLDTVTPALDAELATVWENWLVTG